A region of Mesorhizobium sp. M3A.F.Ca.ET.080.04.2.1 DNA encodes the following proteins:
- a CDS encoding SRPBCC domain-containing protein, translated as MSLGFKISGRIGKPVAEVFDAVVNPTKLSGYFTTLGGASAPLVAGTTVTWWKTVPVEVEEVVPNKRIVLRWDGSGPGVVPAYKTSIEMSFEALDDGGTFVTIAESGWRDDEAGRKSSYGNCEGWSQMLSCMKAYLEYGINLREGFYPSEMRGELPTSESR; from the coding sequence ATGTCTCTTGGATTCAAGATTTCCGGGCGTATCGGCAAACCGGTCGCCGAAGTCTTCGACGCGGTCGTCAATCCGACCAAGCTCAGCGGATATTTTACGACCCTCGGCGGCGCAAGCGCCCCGCTCGTTGCCGGCACCACGGTGACATGGTGGAAGACGGTGCCGGTCGAGGTCGAGGAAGTGGTTCCCAACAAGCGCATCGTGTTGCGTTGGGATGGCAGCGGCCCCGGCGTCGTGCCGGCCTACAAGACCAGCATCGAGATGAGCTTCGAAGCTCTGGATGACGGCGGCACTTTCGTTACCATCGCCGAAAGCGGATGGCGCGACGATGAGGCTGGCCGCAAATCATCCTACGGCAATTGCGAAGGCTGGTCGCAAATGCTGTCTTGCATGAAGGCCTACCTCGAATACGGCATCAACCTGCGTGAAGGGTTCTACCCCAGCGAGATGCGCGGTGAGTTGCCGACGTCGGAAAGCAGATGA
- a CDS encoding metalloregulator ArsR/SmtB family transcription factor, with the protein MSTRAGDDHVFKALAHPRRRELLDRLKDQPQTTGALCEAFPDMDRCTVMMHLKVLEQADLVVARREGRERWNHLNALPIKQIHDRWISQYAGHAISILDRLKSDLEG; encoded by the coding sequence ATGTCAACCCGCGCCGGAGATGATCATGTTTTCAAGGCCTTGGCGCATCCGCGCCGGCGCGAGCTGCTCGATCGCCTGAAGGATCAACCGCAGACCACCGGCGCGCTCTGCGAGGCGTTCCCCGATATGGACCGCTGCACGGTGATGATGCATCTCAAGGTGCTGGAGCAGGCTGACCTGGTCGTGGCGCGGCGTGAGGGACGCGAGCGCTGGAACCATCTCAACGCTCTGCCGATCAAGCAGATCCATGATCGCTGGATCAGCCAGTATGCCGGCCACGCGATCAGCATCCTCGACCGGCTCAAGTCGGATCTGGAAGGCTGA